From a region of the Gossypium raimondii isolate GPD5lz chromosome 10, ASM2569854v1, whole genome shotgun sequence genome:
- the LOC105775694 gene encoding disease resistance protein RPP8-like: MAEAIVSLAVERILDLLIHEAVFLKDVKDQVESLNAELKRMQCFLKDADRKLEQDARFQNRVSEIRDLAYDAEDVIDSYILKAAHQRGFLRIIKRFTSIFTKPCHLQKIGVQVKAIQTKLQNISKNLPAYEISGDGEGSSSIIKVQQRLRTYSHVEEEDVVSLEVSTKDVMTMLMTEEDRPHAVVSIVGMGGIGKTTLARKVYNHVEVRHHFDYLAWVYISQQCKPREVVLSVLMEVLSPSKDERELIEKLDENELWKSLFDALKEKRYLVVLDDIWRSEDWDILKPAFPRGRKGSKILFTTRNRNVALLADPCNTPKELSLLTDDESWNLLCRKAFPRSKMGSQCCSEEFEKLGKEMVKKCGGLPLAIVVLGCLLATKQSLAQWEMVHKNIHGHLNELPHQDRQYGVVNRILVSSYNDLPYPLKPCFLYLSHYPEDWEIPKKELICLWIAEGFIPKTEEFSMEDLGEKFLEELIDRSLVQVSRRGYTGTNVKTCRVHDLFRDLCTKKAREEKFLEIIQQPSAELDVTLAEPMLRRISIHPSERKVHLKGEHPKLRSLLLPGKETLQELCISKCKSFKFLRLLTLLKRCNYKKWHVSTEIGNLLHLRYLKLGCRYRMILPPSIGRLKSLYTLYIKFNYGVVIPDVVFKLESLRHIVLKGGAEWMERGIPLRPELITSKNIETLKSVVVDEKPIDYNVVFRLTNIQSLGIVFARIKYLKPILILLAKLQRLGSLSLEFLDLSYPSYLDLEPLSQCHHLSKLRLMGAIEEGPNPRHHVLKFLPPNIVKLTLCDCKMRQDPMGVLGKLCHLRILYLFKTYNERKMICVANGFPRLDSLTMIIGLKELNEWEIEEGAMSCLRRLELAHVSSLRTLPAGLKHVTTLQEMILTYMSSSLKGLK, encoded by the coding sequence ATGGCAGAGGCTATTGTGTCCTTAGCTGTTGAAAGAATTTTAGATTTACTCATCCATGAAGCTGTTTTCCTCAAAGATGTGAAAGATCAAGTTGAGAGCCTAAACGCTGAACTTAAGCGAATGCAGTGTTTCTTGAAGGATGCGGATCGCAAGCTTGAACAAGATGCGCGTTTCCAGAATCGGGTGTCGGAAATCAGAGATCTTGCTTATGATGCTGAAGATGTCATCGACTCTTATATTCTTAAAGCAGCACATCAACGAGGTTTTCTTAGGATTATCAAGAGATTCACCTCCATTTTCACCAAACCTTGTCATCTGCAAAAAATCGGGGTGCAGGTCAAAGCAATCCAGACCAAGCTCCAAAATATTTCCAAGAATCTTCCAGCTTATGAGATATCCGGTGATGGAGAAGGCTCTAGCTCAATTATCAAGGTGCAACAACGGTTAAGGACATACTCACATGTCGAGGAAGAGGACGTTGTTAGCTTGGAGGTTAGCACCAAGGATGTCATGACCATGTTGATGACTGAAGAAGATAGACCCCACGCCGTCGTTTCCATAGTCGGCATGGGGGGCATCGGTAAGACTACTCTTGCCAGAAAAGTATATAATCATGTTGAGGTTAGACACCATTTTGATTACTTGGCTTGGGTTTATATATCTCAACAATGTAAGCCTAGAGAAGTTGTACTTAGTGTCTTGATGGAAGTTCTCTCTCCTTCTAAAGATGAAAGAGAGCTAATTGAGAAACTGGACGAGAATGAGCTGTGGAAAAGTCTTTTTGATGCTTTGAAAGAAAAGCGGTATTTGGTAGTCCTCGATGATATCTGGAGAAGCGAGGATTGGGATATTCTTAAACCTGCTTTTCCACGAGGAAGAAAGGGAAGCAAAATATTGTTCACTACACGCAACAGGAATGTAGCTTTACTTGCCGATCCTTGCAACACTCCCAAGGAGCTCTCACTTCTTACAGATGATGAAAGTTGGAATCTTTTGTGTAGGAAAGCGTTCCCAAGGAGCAAAATGGGTTCTCAATGCTGCTCAGAAGAATTTGAGAAGCTTGGAAAAGAGATGGTGAAAAAATGTGGAGGTCTGCCTTTAGCAATTGTTGTGTTGGGATGCTTGCTGGCAACAAAACAGTCATTGGCTCAATGGGAGATGGTTCACAAAAACATCCATGGACACTTAAATGAGCTCCCACACCAAGATCGTCAATATGGTGTAGTGAACAGAATTTTAGTTTCAAGCTACAATGACTTGCCTTATCCTTTAAAACCATGCTTTTTGTATCTTAGTCATTATCCAGAAGATTGGGAGATACCAAAAAAAGAACTCATTTGTTTATGGATCGCTGAAGGTTTCATTCCGAAAACCGAAGAATTCTCGATGGAGGATTTAGGCGAAAAATTCCTAGAAGAGCTTATAGATAGGAGCTTGGTTCAAGTTAGCAGGCGAGGCTATACAGGAACAAATGTCAAGACATGTCGAGTGCATGATCTCTTTAGGGACTTGTGCACGAAGAAAGCAAGAGAGGAGAAGTTCTTGGAAATTATTCAACAACCATCGGCTGAATTGGATGTGACATTGGCAGAACCTATGCTACGAAGAATTTCTATTCATCCTAGTGAACGGAAAGTTCATTTGAAGGGAGAGCATCCAAAATTACGTTCTTTGTTGTTGCCTGGAAAGGAGACATTGCAAGAATTGTGCATTTCAAAATGCAaaagctttaaatttttaaggttGTTGACTCTTCTAAAAAGGTGCAACTACAAAAAGTGGCATGTGTCGACTGAAATCGGTAATCTCTTAcatttgagatatttgaagttagGATGCCGATACAGAATGATTTTGCCGCCATCTATTGGCAGGTTGAAGAGTTTGTACACTTTATACATCAAGTTTAATTATGGCGTTGTAATTCCAGATGTCGTGTTCAAGTTAGAAAGTTTAAGGCATATTGTATTAAAAGGGGGGGCGGAGTGGATGGAAAGAGGAATTCCTTTGCGGCCAGAGTTGATCActtcaaaaaatattgaaacttTGAAGTCCGTAGTGGTGGATGAGAAGCCTATTGATTATAATGTGGTGTTTAGGTTGACTAATATTCAGAGTTTAGGAATAGTATTTGCAAGAATAAAATATCTGAAGCCTATCCTAATATTGCTAGCCAAATTGCAACGTCTTGGGTCATTGTCCTTAGAGTTTTTAGACCTTTCATACCCATCATATCTAGACTTAGAACCCCTTTCTCAATGTCATCATCTCTCCAAACTGAGATTAATGGGGGCGATAGAAGAAGGTCCAAATCCAAGGCATcatgttttgaaatttcttcctccaaatattgttaaattaactTTGTGTGATTGTAAGATGAGGCAGGATCCGATGGGTGTATTGGGAAAGCTATGTCATTTGAGAATTCTCTATttgtttaaaacatataatgaGAGAAAAATGATCTGCGTTGCCAATGGGTTTCCTCGACTTGATTCTCTTACAATGATTATTGGTCTAAAAGAGTTAAACGAGTGGGAAATAGAAGAAGGCGCAATGTCATGCCTTCGAAGATTGGAGTTGGCCCATGTTAGTAGTTTAAGGACGCTTCCAGCAGGATTGAAGCATGTTACTACTCTCCAAGAaatgatattaacatatatgAGTTCGTCATTGAaaggattaaagtga
- the LOC105776140 gene encoding protein NEDD1-like, with the protein MNTTGRNPKVSWLKQHSAPTAGISFLPSNDKIIASVGLDKKLYTYDSGSRRPSAFISYEALFSSLAFRDDGWTLAAGTGNGRVVFYDIRGK; encoded by the exons ATGAATACCACTGGTCGTAACCCAAAG GTCTCTTGGTTGAAGCAGCACTCTGCTCCAACAGCCGGCATTAGTTTCTTACCCTCCAATGATAAG ATTATTGCTAGTGTTGGGTTGGATAAGAAGCTATACACTTACGACTCAGGGTCTAGAAGACCCtcagctttcatttcatatgaGGCACTTTTTTCTTCATTGGCATTTAGAGATGATGGTTGGACACTGGCAGCTGGTACTGGTAATGGTAGAGTGGTGTTCTATGATATTCGGGGAAAATGA
- the LOC105776213 gene encoding probable glycosyltransferase At5g11130 has translation MSFPPFLCFFFFVSFLPLSTPLTSSPYLSPTIFHPNYQKMTQNFKIYAYPPPETLSFDSQVESLFYSSLIHSHFITQNPEEAHLFFIPFSFHSGLSARAAAYVVGNYRTEFIYWNRTLGADHFFLSCSGIVHGADRNVVELKKNSVQVSCFPTTAGLFIPHKDVSLPPLANVHAPVHAPGRKSSSYLGYVKYNWVKESNIKEQLLADPEFEVESEPSDQVTYEERLAGSKFCLFEYGPEISAIGEAMSFGCVPVVITDRPIQDLPLMDLLTWQQIAVFVGSSGGVNEIKRVLGRVVMAEYEDMRESAAVASKHFVWNDTPQPFDAFHMVMYQLWLRRHTIRYAEREWA, from the coding sequence ATGTCTTTCCCCccttttctctgtttttttttcttcgtttctttCCTTCCACTTTCCACTCCTCTCACTTCATCCCCTTACCTTTCCCCCACTATCTTCCatccaaattaccaaaaaatgacccaaaacttcaaaatttacGCTTACCCACCTCCGGAAACGTTGTCGTTTGACTCCCAAGTTGAATCCCTCTTTTACTCTTCTCTTATCCACAGTCACTTCATTACTCAAAACCCTGAAGAAGCCCATTTGTTCTTCATCCCTTTCTCTTTCCACTCCGGCCTTTCCGCACGCGCCGCCGCGTATGTTGTTGGAAATTACCGTACGGAGTTTATTTATTGGAATCGGACTCTTGGAGCTGatcattttttcctttcctgCTCTGGTATTGTTCACGGTGCGGACCGGAATGTTGTGGAGTTGAAGAAGAACTCGGTTCAGGTCTCGTGTTTTCCGACGACGGCTGGGTTGTTTATTCCTCATAAGGATGTTAGTTTACCACCACTTGCTAACGTTCACGCTCCGGTACACGCGCCGGGTAGAAAGAGCTCGAGTTATTTAGGTTACGTGAAGTATAATTGGGTTAAAGAGTCGAATATAAAGGAACAGCTTTTAGCTGATCCCGAGTTTGAGGTTGAATCTGAACCGTCGGATCAGGTGACTTATGAGGAAAGACTTGCCGGGAGTAAGTTTTGTTTGTTCGAGTACGGACCGGAGATATCGGCGATCGGTGAAGCGATGAGTTTCGGGTGTGTGCCCGTGGTGATTACTGACCGTCCGATCCAGGACTTGCCGTTGATGGATTTGCTTACGTGGCAACAGATCGCGGTGTTCGTGGGATCAAGCGGTGGAGTTAATGAGATCAAGAGGGTTTTGGGGCGAGTGGTGATGGCAGAGTACGAGGATATGAGGGAATCAGCTGCGGTCGCGAGTAAGCATTTTGTGTGGAACGATACGCCACAGCCGTTTGATGCATTCCATATGGTGATGTATCAATTATGGTTGAGAAGACATACCATCAGATATGCTGAGAGAGAATGGGCTTAA